A stretch of the Bradyrhizobium sp. CCBAU 53351 genome encodes the following:
- a CDS encoding efflux RND transporter periplasmic adaptor subunit produces MPPSQETSSAGRFRRLLGGVAIVGALAAAGSIATGHYFHAAQATATAAAAEQAVPVTVALIEPKQTALWDDFSGRLEAIQRVELRPRVAGAILSANFTEGALVKAGDVLFKIDPAPYAAEVDKANAQLEAAKARVVFTTSEVERGAQLVGNAVVTRRDFDQRENANREAIANVKAAEATLQTAKLNLDYTEVRAPVDGRVGKIEVTVGNLVAAGTASPVLTSLVSVNPIYASFDADEEIVLRALNSIADSSGQRGKLDQIPVEMTTSGGLAAKGHIQLIDNQVNGQSGTIRVRAVFQNDDGRLIPGQFARVRMGQPKQQTLVMIDERAIGTDQDKKFVMAVGDDSRAVYRPITLGGAVNGLRVVTEGLKPGDRIVVNGLQRVRPGALLKTEVAAMGARGQQASNHSNQDVVQR; encoded by the coding sequence ATGCCCCCCTCCCAAGAAACATCTTCTGCCGGCCGTTTTCGCCGTCTTCTCGGCGGTGTCGCTATCGTCGGCGCCCTCGCCGCCGCCGGCTCGATTGCGACCGGCCACTACTTCCACGCCGCCCAAGCGACGGCAACGGCAGCCGCGGCCGAGCAAGCCGTCCCCGTTACGGTCGCACTGATCGAACCCAAGCAGACCGCGCTGTGGGACGATTTTTCCGGTCGGCTCGAGGCAATCCAGCGGGTCGAGCTGCGCCCGCGGGTCGCCGGTGCGATTTTGTCGGCGAATTTCACCGAGGGCGCGCTGGTGAAGGCCGGCGATGTCCTGTTCAAGATCGATCCGGCGCCCTACGCGGCCGAGGTCGACAAGGCCAACGCCCAGCTCGAGGCGGCGAAGGCGCGCGTGGTGTTCACCACCAGCGAGGTCGAGCGCGGCGCGCAGCTCGTCGGCAACGCCGTCGTGACGCGGCGCGATTTCGATCAGCGCGAGAACGCCAACCGCGAAGCGATCGCCAACGTGAAGGCGGCCGAGGCAACGCTGCAGACCGCAAAGCTCAATCTCGACTACACCGAGGTGCGCGCGCCCGTGGACGGCCGCGTCGGCAAGATCGAGGTCACCGTCGGCAACCTCGTCGCTGCGGGCACCGCCTCCCCGGTGCTGACCTCGCTGGTCTCGGTCAATCCGATCTACGCCTCGTTCGATGCGGATGAAGAGATCGTGTTGCGCGCGCTGAATTCGATTGCGGACAGCTCCGGCCAGCGCGGCAAGCTCGACCAGATCCCGGTGGAGATGACGACCTCCGGCGGTCTGGCGGCGAAAGGCCATATCCAGCTCATCGACAACCAGGTCAACGGCCAGAGCGGCACGATCCGTGTCCGCGCGGTGTTCCAGAACGACGACGGGCGTCTCATCCCCGGCCAGTTCGCCCGCGTGCGCATGGGCCAGCCGAAGCAGCAGACGCTGGTGATGATCGACGAGCGCGCGATCGGCACCGACCAGGACAAGAAGTTCGTGATGGCGGTCGGCGACGACAGCCGCGCGGTGTACCGGCCGATCACGCTCGGTGGCGCCGTCAACGGATTGCGCGTCGTCACCGAGGGCCTGAAGCCCGGTGATCGCATCGTCGTCAACGGCCTGCAGCGCGTGCGGCCTGGTGCGCTGCTCAAGACCGAGGTGGCGGCGATGGGTGCGCGGGGGCAGCAAGCTTCCAATCACAGCAACCAGGACGTGGTGCAACGCTGA
- a CDS encoding TetR/AcrR family transcriptional regulator, protein MRMGRPREFDAETALDQAMEVFWRHGYEGATIAQLTEAMGINPPSLYACFGNKEGLLKAALDRYSKLRGAWMDEVVAAPTARAVAERMLMGIADKQTDPANPPGCLLVQGGIACGTGSENVPFELAARRAQNEDQLRARFVRAKAEGDLKDSADPAALARYVSAVSVGMGVMASSGADREALRQVADVAVQAVEAQSGNR, encoded by the coding sequence ATGCGCATGGGACGCCCCCGCGAATTCGACGCCGAAACGGCGTTGGACCAGGCGATGGAAGTGTTTTGGCGCCATGGCTATGAGGGCGCCACGATCGCCCAGCTCACCGAGGCCATGGGCATCAACCCCCCGAGTCTCTATGCCTGCTTCGGCAACAAGGAAGGCCTGCTCAAGGCCGCCCTCGATCGCTACAGCAAATTGCGGGGCGCGTGGATGGACGAGGTGGTCGCGGCCCCCACCGCGCGCGCCGTCGCCGAGCGGATGCTGATGGGCATCGCCGACAAGCAGACCGATCCCGCCAATCCGCCCGGCTGCCTGCTCGTGCAAGGTGGCATCGCCTGCGGCACCGGGTCCGAGAACGTCCCCTTCGAGCTCGCCGCCCGGAGAGCCCAGAACGAAGACCAGCTGCGCGCTCGCTTCGTCCGCGCCAAGGCCGAAGGTGATCTCAAGGACAGCGCCGATCCCGCGGCGCTCGCGCGCTATGTTTCGGCGGTGTCGGTCGGCATGGGCGTAATGGCGTCCTCTGGCGCCGATCGTGAAGCGCTGCGACAGGTCGCTGATGTCGCGGTGCAGGCGGTCGAGGCGCAGTCGGGGAACAGATAG
- a CDS encoding MBL fold metallo-hydrolase: MAEEKKFENVVVQGMEDGFFEGRPAIQEFQFTKDPDGKLEGVIDVFGDGSLFAILTPGHTAGHLSYLARTPTGPVLFTGDACHTRWGWEHGVEPGSFTFERESERKSLLQLKALSERHPNMIVRLGHQPWVRRS; this comes from the coding sequence GTGGCTGAGGAGAAGAAGTTCGAAAACGTCGTCGTTCAGGGGATGGAGGATGGCTTCTTTGAAGGTAGACCCGCAATCCAGGAGTTTCAGTTCACGAAGGACCCCGATGGGAAACTGGAAGGCGTGATCGATGTCTTTGGCGATGGTTCACTGTTTGCGATCCTGACCCCCGGACATACGGCCGGCCACCTCTCCTATCTCGCCCGCACCCCAACGGGGCCGGTGCTGTTTACCGGCGATGCTTGCCATACCCGCTGGGGGTGGGAGCATGGTGTCGAGCCCGGAAGCTTCACCTTCGAACGGGAAAGCGAACGAAAGAGTCTGCTCCAACTGAAAGCCTTGAGTGAACGTCACCCCAACATGATCGTGAGGTTAGGTCATCAGCCTTGGGTCCGGCGGAGCTGA
- a CDS encoding multidrug effflux MFS transporter, which yields MTALASDAGRAGSGIVPILLCVVPFSQIPLDAYTPGLPQMVVDLATDAASMQNTVTAYMLGMSLALVPVGIASDTLGRRKVLLAGLSVLVAMSIACALATSASLLLGLRFLQGIGGCTCLVVAYAVAADCFRGRELTAISGLLGAAWGLAPVLAPAAGGFIVELTSWRGVFVIIAIAAAIVAGIVAFFLPETLPADRRAPFDPRRTAGILRDALLRPGFLAFVLVFAAAASAQLALGVVAPFFYQTGLGYSAAIYGLVALGLGGVNLAGELGCAHFARFMPARVLGFGAFALFLAGSAVLTATGMTVGLDFVSITIGGALVLGGCGVLCPMMYGMALGLFERDHGLIGGLISALCYLAVSGAMAIAAVLPEATQAPIGWLYLGLCAIAGALLAISLPSVRHATQT from the coding sequence ATGACTGCACTCGCTTCGGACGCCGGTCGCGCCGGGAGCGGGATCGTGCCGATCCTGCTGTGCGTCGTGCCGTTCAGCCAGATCCCGCTCGATGCCTATACGCCCGGCCTGCCGCAGATGGTGGTGGATCTCGCCACCGACGCGGCCTCGATGCAGAACACCGTCACCGCCTACATGCTCGGCATGTCTCTCGCGCTGGTGCCGGTCGGCATCGCCTCCGACACGCTCGGTCGCCGCAAAGTTCTGCTCGCGGGCCTGTCGGTACTCGTTGCGATGAGCATCGCCTGCGCGCTCGCCACCAGTGCCTCGCTGCTGCTTGGCTTGCGCTTCCTGCAAGGCATCGGCGGCTGCACCTGCCTCGTCGTCGCCTATGCCGTCGCGGCCGACTGCTTTCGCGGCCGTGAGCTCACGGCGATCTCCGGTCTGCTCGGCGCGGCCTGGGGTCTTGCGCCTGTGCTGGCGCCCGCGGCCGGCGGCTTCATCGTCGAGCTGACCTCATGGCGCGGCGTCTTCGTCATCATCGCCATCGCCGCGGCGATCGTAGCCGGGATCGTCGCATTCTTTCTCCCAGAGACGCTGCCCGCTGACCGGCGGGCACCGTTCGATCCGCGCCGCACGGCCGGCATCCTGCGCGATGCGCTGCTGCGTCCGGGCTTCCTGGCTTTCGTCCTTGTCTTTGCCGCAGCGGCCAGCGCGCAGCTGGCCTTAGGCGTCGTCGCGCCTTTCTTCTACCAGACCGGGCTCGGCTACTCGGCGGCGATCTACGGCCTCGTCGCGCTCGGCCTCGGCGGCGTCAATCTCGCCGGCGAGCTCGGCTGCGCGCATTTCGCGCGCTTCATGCCGGCGCGCGTCCTCGGCTTCGGCGCCTTCGCGCTGTTTCTTGCCGGCTCGGCCGTGCTGACCGCGACAGGCATGACGGTCGGTCTCGACTTCGTGTCGATCACGATCGGCGGCGCGCTGGTGCTCGGCGGCTGCGGCGTGTTGTGCCCGATGATGTACGGCATGGCGCTCGGCCTGTTCGAACGCGACCACGGCCTGATCGGCGGCCTGATCAGCGCGCTCTGCTATCTCGCCGTCAGCGGCGCCATGGCGATCGCGGCGGTGCTGCCTGAAGCCACGCAGGCGCCGATCGGATGGCTCTATCTCGGCCTCTGCGCAATTGCGGGCGCGCTGCTTGCGATCTCGCTGCCGTCAGTGCGCCACGCCACACAGACCTAA
- the guaD gene encoding guanine deaminase, which yields MTSVGIRGTFFDFVDDPWKHVGNEQAAARFHQDGLMIVTDGVIKAFGPYGKISAAHPGVQVTHIKDRIIVPGFIDGHIHLPQTRVLGAYGEQLLPWLQKWVYPEELKYRDRNYAREGVKRFLDALLASGTTTCQAFTSSSPVSTEELFEEAARRNMRVIAGLTGIDRNAPADFIDTPENFYRDSKRLIAEYHNKGRNLYAITPRFAFGASPELLKACQRLKHEHPDCWVNTHISENPAECSGVLVEHPDCQDYLGVYEKFDLVGPKFSGGHGVYLSNNEFRRMSKKGAAVVFCPCSNLFLGSGLFRLGRATDPEHRVKMSFGTDVGGGNRFSMISVLDDAYKVGMCNNTLLDGSIDPTRKDLAEAERNKLSPYRGFWSITLGGAEGLYIDDKLGNFEAGKEADFVALDPNGGQVAQAWHQSLIADGAGPRTMDEAASMLFAVMMVGDDRCVDETWVMGKRLYKKS from the coding sequence ATGACCAGCGTCGGTATTCGCGGCACGTTCTTCGATTTCGTCGATGATCCCTGGAAGCACGTCGGCAACGAGCAGGCCGCCGCGCGCTTTCACCAGGACGGCCTGATGATCGTCACGGACGGCGTCATCAAGGCGTTCGGTCCTTATGGCAAAATCTCTGCTGCGCATCCGGGCGTGCAGGTCACTCATATCAAGGACCGCATCATCGTCCCTGGCTTCATCGACGGTCACATCCATCTGCCGCAGACCCGCGTGCTCGGGGCCTATGGCGAGCAGCTGCTGCCATGGCTGCAGAAATGGGTCTATCCGGAAGAGCTCAAATACCGCGATCGCAACTATGCGCGCGAGGGCGTGAAGCGTTTCCTCGACGCGCTGCTGGCGTCCGGCACCACCACCTGCCAGGCCTTCACGAGCTCCTCGCCGGTTTCGACCGAGGAATTGTTCGAGGAAGCGGCGCGCCGCAACATGCGCGTCATTGCAGGCCTCACCGGCATCGATCGCAACGCGCCGGCCGACTTCATCGATACGCCTGAGAATTTCTATCGCGACAGCAAGCGGCTGATTGCGGAATATCACAACAAGGGCCGCAACCTCTACGCCATCACGCCGCGCTTCGCCTTCGGCGCCTCGCCCGAATTGCTCAAGGCGTGCCAGCGCCTCAAGCACGAGCATCCCGATTGCTGGGTCAACACCCACATCTCCGAGAATCCGGCCGAGTGCAGCGGCGTGCTGGTCGAGCACCCGGACTGCCAGGACTATCTCGGCGTCTACGAGAAGTTCGACCTGGTCGGGCCGAAATTCTCCGGCGGCCACGGCGTCTATCTCTCCAACAACGAATTTCGCCGCATGTCGAAGAAGGGCGCCGCGGTGGTGTTTTGCCCTTGCTCGAACCTGTTCCTCGGCAGCGGCCTGTTCCGCCTCGGCCGCGCCACGGATCCGGAGCACCGCGTGAAGATGTCGTTCGGCACCGACGTCGGCGGCGGCAACCGCTTCTCGATGATTTCCGTGCTCGACGACGCCTACAAGGTCGGTATGTGCAACAACACGCTGCTCGACGGCAGCATCGATCCAACGCGCAAGGATCTTGCCGAGGCCGAGCGCAACAAGCTCTCGCCTTATCGCGGCTTCTGGTCGATCACGCTCGGCGGCGCCGAAGGCCTCTACATCGACGACAAGCTCGGTAATTTCGAGGCCGGCAAGGAGGCCGATTTCGTCGCGCTCGATCCGAACGGAGGGCAGGTCGCGCAAGCCTGGCACCAGTCGCTGATTGCCGACGGCGCCGGCCCGCGCACGATGGACGAGGCCGCGAGCATGCTGTTCGCCGTCATGATGGTCGGCGACGACCGCTGCGTCGACGAAACCTGGGTGATGGGCAAGCGCCTCTACAAGAAGAGCTGA
- a CDS encoding antibiotic biosynthesis monooxygenase has product MSASSDTAGQPVALVIQRRIADDGFAAFARWNGEVGEALKAWPGFLGQEVVPPRPPAHVDWVTILRFASPAAARAWLQSEVRAKLIAEVQRYFVGSEDVHILPDTGVQRDNAVSAVISFRVPAELEDSFLKWQQRIQATEAEFKGFLRHKIERPIPGLHEEWIVILSFDSDANLDAWLGSPVRQTLLKEGERFNAGLNVKRASYGFNFWFPAGKERAPEQGPGFIWKSNLIVLLVLYPVVYLWGTFISAPLIDSHGVPVWLSLFVGNLVSTQLLGWWLVPAAFRALDWWVAPKAAISRQIAGYTLLAALYAASMGLYALLLAWHWGR; this is encoded by the coding sequence ATGAGCGCATCGTCAGACACCGCCGGTCAGCCGGTTGCCCTCGTCATCCAGCGCCGTATCGCCGATGACGGCTTCGCCGCGTTTGCGCGGTGGAACGGCGAGGTCGGCGAGGCGCTCAAGGCCTGGCCCGGATTCCTGGGGCAGGAGGTGGTGCCGCCGCGGCCGCCGGCCCACGTCGATTGGGTGACGATCCTGCGCTTTGCGAGTCCTGCCGCGGCGCGCGCCTGGCTTCAGAGCGAGGTGCGGGCGAAGCTGATTGCGGAGGTGCAGCGCTATTTCGTCGGCTCGGAGGACGTTCACATCCTGCCCGATACCGGCGTTCAGCGCGACAACGCGGTGTCCGCGGTGATCTCCTTCAGGGTCCCGGCCGAGCTGGAAGATTCGTTCCTCAAATGGCAGCAGCGCATCCAGGCCACGGAGGCCGAGTTCAAGGGATTTTTGCGCCACAAGATCGAGCGGCCGATTCCGGGACTGCACGAGGAATGGATCGTCATCCTGTCGTTCGACTCTGATGCCAACCTCGATGCATGGCTCGGCTCGCCCGTGCGGCAGACGCTGCTGAAGGAAGGCGAGCGCTTCAACGCCGGCTTGAACGTCAAGCGTGCGAGCTACGGCTTCAATTTCTGGTTCCCGGCCGGCAAGGAGCGGGCGCCGGAGCAAGGGCCGGGCTTCATCTGGAAGAGCAACCTCATCGTCCTTCTCGTGCTCTACCCCGTGGTCTACCTCTGGGGCACGTTCATCAGCGCACCGCTGATCGACAGCCACGGCGTGCCGGTCTGGCTGTCGCTGTTCGTCGGGAATCTTGTCAGCACCCAGTTGCTCGGCTGGTGGCTGGTGCCCGCCGCCTTCAGGGCGCTCGACTGGTGGGTGGCGCCGAAGGCGGCTATCAGTCGCCAGATCGCAGGTTACACACTGCTTGCCGCGCTCTATGCGGCGTCGATGGGTCTGTACGCGCTGCTGCTCGCGTGGCATTGGGGGCGGTGA
- the rnz gene encoding ribonuclease Z produces the protein MFALTFLGTSASVPSAERNHPALLVEAAGQRMLVDCGEGTQRQLLRSGAGFRRLDRILLTHAHLDHVLGIPGLFSTLRLRQSAEVMTVHGGPATLEIVIQMLAGIWGAGRAPLPVEFAGLAAGQFLDAGDFTIDCFPVRHRDTDSFGFVFQSPSRRHLRPDRLAALGVPDGPMRGELAAGRPVVIDGRTIDPEEVLGPPSGGRKLVVIGDTETTDGLSGYVADADLLVIEATFLDRDAATARDYGHLTAAEAAAFAAASNVGRLVLTHMSGRYEDDEILAEAARIFPNTGIAADFDHIEI, from the coding sequence ATGTTTGCCCTGACATTCCTTGGCACTTCGGCAAGCGTTCCCTCGGCGGAACGCAACCATCCGGCCTTGCTGGTCGAGGCGGCCGGTCAGCGCATGCTGGTCGATTGCGGCGAGGGCACGCAGCGCCAGCTGCTGCGCAGTGGCGCCGGCTTCCGGCGGCTCGACCGCATCCTGCTCACGCATGCGCATCTGGATCATGTGCTCGGCATCCCCGGCCTGTTCTCGACGCTCCGCTTGCGGCAGAGCGCCGAGGTGATGACGGTTCATGGTGGACCAGCCACGCTCGAGATCGTCATCCAGATGTTGGCCGGGATCTGGGGCGCGGGCAGGGCGCCGCTTCCAGTGGAGTTCGCAGGCTTGGCCGCGGGCCAATTTCTCGACGCCGGTGATTTCACCATCGACTGCTTTCCAGTCCGTCACCGCGACACCGACAGTTTTGGTTTCGTGTTCCAAAGTCCATCGCGTCGCCACCTTCGGCCCGATCGCCTCGCGGCGCTCGGCGTCCCGGATGGTCCCATGCGCGGCGAACTGGCTGCAGGACGGCCGGTTGTGATCGACGGTCGAACGATCGATCCGGAAGAGGTTCTGGGCCCGCCGAGCGGCGGCAGGAAGCTCGTGGTGATCGGCGACACCGAGACCACCGACGGGCTGTCCGGCTACGTCGCTGACGCCGATCTGCTGGTGATCGAGGCGACCTTCCTCGATCGTGACGCCGCGACTGCGCGGGATTACGGCCATCTGACCGCGGCGGAAGCGGCCGCCTTTGCGGCCGCCAGCAACGTCGGCCGACTCGTGCTGACCCACATGTCGGGACGGTACGAGGACGATGAGATCTTGGCCGAGGCGGCGAGGATCTTTCCGAATACCGGGATCGCCGCCGATTTCGATCATATCGAGATCTAG
- a CDS encoding IclR family transcriptional regulator, whose amino-acid sequence MARHSGMTKVEKKATKRKAESLPKNPKNYVASVGKAFAVLQSFSSEAFELTLSEIAARADLDRGTAFRLIQTLVELGYLQAVPPSRRFRLGIACLDLGYNVLSHGSLRPMVEPLLRGLVPDVGDAASLGILDGGDVVYLARVGAGLDRHKMDRRPGTRIPAYSAALGHVMLAHLAREEQIARLEARPRVKLSERTLTDLDALLARLDQVKKKGHAVSDGENAYGLRTLATPIFDAQDQVIGGLSVTVDAMRMDMAAFRDQALPKLMQLTAQVQDLAIKSGLTS is encoded by the coding sequence ATGGCGAGGCATTCGGGCATGACCAAGGTCGAGAAAAAGGCCACGAAGCGCAAAGCGGAATCGCTCCCGAAAAATCCAAAGAACTACGTTGCTTCCGTCGGCAAGGCCTTTGCCGTGCTCCAGAGCTTCAGCAGTGAGGCTTTCGAGCTGACCCTGAGTGAGATTGCCGCACGGGCCGATCTCGATCGCGGAACGGCGTTTCGCCTGATCCAGACCCTGGTCGAGCTCGGCTATCTCCAGGCTGTTCCACCGAGCCGGCGGTTCCGCCTCGGGATTGCGTGTCTCGACCTCGGCTACAACGTGCTCTCGCATGGATCGTTGCGGCCGATGGTCGAGCCGCTGCTGCGCGGCCTCGTGCCTGATGTTGGCGACGCGGCTTCCCTCGGCATCCTCGACGGCGGCGACGTCGTCTATCTCGCGCGCGTCGGCGCCGGCCTCGACCGCCACAAGATGGACCGCCGGCCCGGCACGCGCATTCCCGCCTACAGCGCCGCGCTCGGCCATGTCATGCTGGCGCATCTGGCGCGTGAGGAACAGATTGCGCGGCTGGAAGCGCGCCCACGCGTCAAGCTGTCAGAGCGGACGCTGACCGATCTCGATGCCCTGCTCGCCCGGCTCGACCAGGTGAAGAAAAAGGGCCACGCCGTCTCCGACGGCGAGAACGCCTACGGCTTGCGCACGCTGGCAACGCCGATCTTCGACGCGCAGGACCAGGTGATCGGAGGATTGAGCGTCACGGTCGATGCGATGCGCATGGACATGGCAGCCTTCCGCGATCAGGCGCTGCCGAAGTTGATGCAGCTGACGGCCCAGGTGCAGGATCTCGCGATCAAGTCGGGACTGACGAGCTGA
- a CDS encoding dihydrodipicolinate synthase family protein, producing the protein MSTSSLHPHGVFSAALTPLDAELAPDHARFVAHCRYLLEEGCDGIALLGTTGEANSFSAAERMALLDAAMAAGIAPQRLLPGTGVAALTETIALTRHALSVGVETVVMLPPFYYKGVSDDGIFASYSEVVQRIGDAGLKIVLYHIPQMSAQPISHALIERLRNAYPTTFTGIKDSSGDFANMSAMVECFPGFSVLVGADPLLLPLLRKGGAGCITATSNLVARDLAYVYKHFRDSDDDAPLKAAQARIVKARELVSRFPQMASLKALVADRTRHAGWQRLRPPLESLPPAQVKELLANAAAFAADV; encoded by the coding sequence TTGTCGACATCATCGCTGCACCCTCATGGCGTGTTCTCCGCCGCGCTGACGCCGCTCGACGCCGAACTTGCCCCCGATCATGCGCGCTTCGTCGCGCATTGCCGCTATTTGCTGGAGGAGGGCTGCGACGGCATTGCGCTGCTCGGCACCACCGGCGAGGCGAACTCCTTCTCGGCGGCCGAGCGCATGGCACTGCTCGACGCGGCGATGGCCGCGGGCATCGCGCCGCAGCGGCTTCTTCCGGGAACGGGCGTCGCCGCGCTCACCGAGACCATCGCGCTGACGCGTCATGCGCTCTCGGTCGGCGTCGAGACCGTGGTGATGCTGCCGCCGTTCTATTACAAGGGCGTCAGCGACGACGGCATCTTTGCCTCCTACAGCGAGGTCGTGCAGCGCATCGGCGATGCCGGGTTGAAGATCGTGCTCTATCACATTCCGCAGATGTCGGCGCAGCCGATCTCGCATGCTCTGATCGAGCGGCTGCGCAACGCCTATCCGACGACCTTCACCGGCATCAAGGATTCCTCGGGCGACTTCGCCAACATGAGTGCCATGGTCGAGTGCTTCCCGGGCTTCTCGGTTCTGGTCGGGGCTGATCCCTTGCTCCTGCCGCTGCTGCGCAAGGGCGGCGCCGGCTGCATCACCGCGACCTCCAACCTCGTCGCGCGCGACCTGGCCTATGTCTACAAGCACTTTCGCGACAGCGACGACGACGCACCCCTCAAGGCGGCGCAGGCGCGCATCGTGAAGGCGCGCGAGCTGGTCTCGCGCTTTCCGCAGATGGCCTCGCTGAAGGCGCTGGTGGCCGATCGCACCCGGCATGCCGGTTGGCAGCGCCTGCGGCCGCCGCTGGAATCCTTGCCGCCAGCTCAGGTGAAAGAGCTGCTCGCGAATGCGGCGGCGTTCGCCGCGGACGTCTAG
- a CDS encoding FAD-binding oxidoreductase encodes MSCAFQDALTGLAAIVGDKHVIAAGTDQEPYVVDWRGRYHGRAVAVVKPGSTAEVAAIVKFCAARRLAIVPQGGNTGMCGAATPDDHAGNVVIRLDRMRAVRDVSPLANTITVEAGCILAEVQNAARDVDRYFPLSLGAEGSCQIGGNISTNAGGTAVLRYGPTRDLVLGLEVVLPDGRVFNGLRALRKDNTGYALKQLFIGAEGTLGIVTAAVLKLFAPPRSTALALLKLQGVEQALEIMQRLRGTVGDRLGSLEIMSRSQIEAIAATVPHVTIPFELTTPWYLIVELTDTLPGVDLDEPLATVLADAMEVGLAEDVILASNLAQAKAIWAVRHSVSEGNKRSGYVVSHDSVVPLERQAAFVTNVEARIKAAVSHANVVMHGHIGDGNIHVVALIDRMHCQNPDATAKLVAEINEIVDDETAAQGGAISAEHGIGITNRGRLARVADPNDIDLMRDIKRLLDPNGLMNPGKIFAAGGVQR; translated from the coding sequence ATGTCCTGCGCATTCCAGGATGCGTTGACCGGGCTCGCCGCGATCGTCGGCGACAAGCACGTCATCGCGGCAGGGACCGACCAGGAGCCTTATGTGGTGGACTGGCGCGGGCGCTATCACGGTCGGGCCGTCGCCGTGGTGAAGCCCGGCTCGACGGCCGAGGTCGCCGCAATCGTGAAGTTCTGCGCAGCAAGGCGGCTCGCGATCGTGCCGCAGGGTGGCAACACCGGCATGTGCGGGGCGGCGACGCCCGACGATCACGCGGGCAATGTCGTGATCCGGCTCGACCGGATGCGGGCCGTGCGCGACGTCAGCCCGCTTGCCAACACCATCACGGTCGAGGCCGGTTGCATTCTCGCGGAGGTGCAGAACGCGGCGCGGGACGTCGATCGCTATTTCCCCTTGAGCCTCGGCGCCGAGGGCTCCTGCCAGATCGGCGGCAACATCTCGACCAATGCGGGCGGCACCGCCGTGCTGCGCTACGGTCCAACGCGCGATCTCGTGCTCGGCCTGGAGGTCGTGCTGCCTGACGGGCGCGTCTTCAATGGGCTGCGCGCCTTGCGCAAGGACAACACCGGTTATGCGCTGAAGCAGCTCTTCATCGGTGCGGAGGGCACGCTCGGCATAGTCACCGCGGCGGTGTTGAAACTGTTCGCGCCGCCGCGCAGCACGGCGCTGGCGCTGTTGAAATTGCAGGGCGTCGAGCAGGCGCTCGAGATCATGCAGCGCCTGCGCGGCACGGTCGGGGACCGGCTCGGCAGCCTCGAGATCATGTCGCGGTCGCAGATCGAGGCGATTGCCGCGACCGTGCCGCATGTCACCATTCCCTTCGAGCTGACGACGCCATGGTATCTGATCGTCGAGCTGACCGACACGCTTCCCGGCGTCGATCTCGACGAGCCGCTGGCCACGGTGCTGGCGGACGCGATGGAGGTCGGTCTGGCTGAAGACGTGATCCTCGCGTCCAATCTCGCGCAGGCCAAGGCGATCTGGGCCGTCAGGCACAGTGTGTCCGAAGGCAACAAGCGTAGCGGCTATGTCGTGTCGCATGACAGCGTGGTTCCGCTGGAGCGTCAGGCGGCCTTCGTGACCAATGTCGAAGCCCGGATCAAGGCGGCCGTCTCGCATGCGAACGTGGTGATGCACGGCCATATCGGCGACGGCAACATCCACGTCGTGGCCCTGATCGACCGGATGCATTGCCAGAACCCGGATGCTACGGCCAAGCTGGTCGCCGAGATCAACGAGATCGTCGATGACGAGACCGCGGCGCAGGGCGGGGCGATCAGCGCCGAGCATGGCATCGGCATCACCAATCGTGGCCGTCTCGCCCGCGTCGCCGATCCCAACGACATCGACCTGATGCGCGACATCAAGCGGCTGCTCGACCCGAACGGCCTGATGAATCCGGGCAAGATTTTCGCCGCAGGAGGCGTGCAGCGATGA